In one window of Zhongshania aliphaticivorans DNA:
- a CDS encoding M48 family metallopeptidase — MTILKLVSAMVLVSFLASCAESPTGRRQMLLFSDGEMSQMGGTAFDEMKQKMTINKDGPTNRYVSCIADAITGSLSSEWRGSWEVVVFEEDSANAFALPGKKIGVHTGIFQVAKNTDQLATVIGHEVGHVLAHHSAERMSVQSVASTGTQLIGVLLGEGAGKETVMGLLGLGTQYGVVLPYGRAQESEADLVGLDLMAKSGFNPEASVTLWQNMSTLSGDQPPEFMSTHPSHSSRISDLQKQLATARPIYEKAKANGIRPSCQL, encoded by the coding sequence ATGACAATCTTAAAGCTCGTATCGGCGATGGTTTTAGTGAGTTTTTTAGCATCGTGTGCAGAGTCGCCCACCGGGCGTCGTCAAATGTTGTTGTTTTCGGACGGTGAAATGTCGCAAATGGGCGGCACGGCATTTGATGAAATGAAGCAGAAAATGACAATCAATAAAGATGGCCCCACAAACCGTTATGTGAGCTGTATCGCTGATGCGATTACGGGCTCATTATCATCTGAGTGGCGGGGAAGCTGGGAAGTGGTGGTGTTCGAAGAGGACTCAGCCAATGCATTTGCACTGCCAGGTAAGAAAATTGGAGTGCATACAGGTATTTTTCAAGTAGCTAAAAATACTGACCAGCTAGCTACGGTGATAGGCCATGAGGTTGGGCATGTGCTGGCGCATCACAGTGCTGAGCGTATGTCGGTGCAAAGTGTGGCTAGCACAGGAACCCAACTAATCGGCGTGTTGCTCGGAGAGGGGGCAGGTAAGGAAACGGTGATGGGTTTGCTGGGTTTGGGTACCCAGTATGGTGTGGTGTTGCCTTATGGGCGGGCACAAGAGTCTGAGGCAGATTTAGTAGGCTTGGATCTCATGGCTAAATCAGGGTTTAACCCAGAGGCGAGCGTTACGCTGTGGCAAAATATGAGCACATTAAGTGGTGATCAACCCCCAGAATTTATGTCGACTCATCCTTCTCACTCATCGCGTATAAGCGATTTACAAAAGCAGTTGGCAACAGCGCGGCCGATTTACGAGAAAGCTAAAGCTAACGGGATTAGGCCTTCCTGTCAGCTTTAA
- the cysE gene encoding serine O-acetyltransferase, with translation MSNPATHRDISQDPVWHTIRKETACEVEREPVLASFLHSTILNHDSLETALSFHLAHILNSPAASALLVREVIEKALVADPEIGQAMRADICAVFERDSACSRLSVPFLYFKGFHALQSYRIAHWLWQQGRTSLALFFQNRISCEFGVDIHPAAKVGRGILMDHATGIVIGETAVVGNNVSIMQSVTLGGTGKEEGDRHPKVADGVLLSAGAKVLGNIHIGEGAQVMAGSVVLRDVPPHTVVSGVPAKVIGKPDCAAPALSMNHRACCDEEASQ, from the coding sequence ATGAGCAATCCCGCAACACATCGCGATATTAGCCAAGACCCCGTTTGGCACACCATCCGCAAAGAAACTGCTTGTGAAGTTGAGCGCGAACCCGTGCTAGCCAGCTTTCTCCATTCTACTATTCTTAATCACGATAGCTTAGAAACTGCATTAAGCTTCCACCTAGCCCATATTCTAAATAGCCCCGCTGCCTCCGCCTTGCTAGTCAGAGAGGTTATTGAAAAAGCACTAGTTGCTGATCCCGAAATTGGCCAGGCTATGCGAGCAGATATTTGCGCTGTTTTTGAGCGAGATTCAGCGTGTTCAAGATTATCGGTGCCATTTTTATATTTCAAAGGCTTTCATGCCCTGCAGTCATACCGGATTGCACACTGGTTATGGCAACAGGGAAGGACCTCGCTGGCACTGTTTTTTCAAAACCGTATATCGTGTGAATTCGGTGTCGACATTCACCCTGCGGCAAAAGTGGGTCGTGGTATTTTAATGGACCATGCCACTGGAATTGTTATCGGTGAAACCGCCGTTGTTGGCAATAATGTATCGATTATGCAATCTGTCACCCTTGGCGGTACTGGCAAGGAGGAAGGCGATCGCCACCCCAAAGTCGCCGATGGCGTACTGCTAAGTGCTGGCGCTAAAGTGCTAGGCAATATCCATATAGGAGAAGGTGCACAAGTCATGGCGGGCAGTGTGGTTTTACGAGACGTCCCCCCGCATACAGTCGTTTCCGGCGTGCCCGCCAAGGTCATTGGAAAACCCGACTGTGCAGCACCCGCGCTGTCAATGAACCACCGCGCGTGTTGCGACGAAGAAGCCTCCCAATAA
- the trmB gene encoding tRNA (guanine(46)-N(7))-methyltransferase TrmB, whose amino-acid sequence MKKRSDNSPPREVSSNQQGLHPNLNKIVVKHLHHPFLKPYAQHNIDAFNIAEKWIANRPQALILDSFCGTGESTRQLARLFPQSLVIGVDKSAARLNRHQLDNEKTINNYLLVRADIDDFWRLAVERRWILQHHFLLYPNPWPKSAQLQYRVHGSAVFPALLTLGGEVTLRSNWKLYVDEFAKALTLSGNTAETTLFHPVSAITPFERKYHLAGQPLWECNCKLNTSQ is encoded by the coding sequence ATGAAAAAGCGCAGTGACAACTCGCCCCCTAGGGAAGTAAGTAGCAATCAACAAGGCCTTCACCCCAATTTAAACAAAATTGTGGTCAAGCACCTACACCATCCTTTTTTAAAACCCTATGCACAACACAATATTGACGCGTTCAACATCGCGGAAAAATGGATAGCTAATCGACCTCAAGCTCTTATATTGGATTCTTTTTGTGGCACTGGTGAAAGTACGCGCCAACTTGCGCGCCTATTCCCACAGTCACTGGTGATTGGCGTAGATAAATCTGCAGCAAGACTTAATCGTCACCAATTAGATAATGAAAAAACCATTAACAACTATTTATTGGTTCGCGCTGATATTGATGACTTCTGGAGGCTCGCTGTTGAGCGACGGTGGATCTTGCAACACCATTTTTTGCTGTACCCAAACCCCTGGCCCAAAAGCGCACAGCTACAGTATCGGGTACACGGCTCTGCCGTTTTCCCTGCACTTTTGACGCTTGGCGGCGAAGTAACACTACGCAGCAACTGGAAACTATATGTTGACGAGTTTGCCAAGGCCTTAACCCTTTCAGGTAATACAGCCGAAACAACCCTCTTTCATCCTGTTAGCGCCATCACTCCTTTTGAACGTAAATACCATCTTGCTGGCCAACCATTATGGGAATGCAACTGCAAACTGAATACCAGCCAGTAA